In Arachis hypogaea cultivar Tifrunner chromosome 17, arahy.Tifrunner.gnm2.J5K5, whole genome shotgun sequence, a single window of DNA contains:
- the LOC112763990 gene encoding uncharacterized mitochondrial protein AtMg00810-like, with protein MIMLCLTFTAILVYVDDLVLAGNCLEEINRINKVLDDAFRIKDIGKLKYFIGMEVARSSKGIALYHRKYVLDLLSEYDMTNAKPVTTSMDYSTKLSKDCAAPFQDIFLCRRLVDRLLYLTNTRLDISFAVGKLSQCLDCSTISHHQAVLRVLKYLRLVPARGLFFLTSFDLCPTTYSDSDWAGCLDTRRLVTGTCFFLGSSLVFWKSKKQVTVSCSSSEAEYNHTRH; from the coding sequence ATGATTATGCTTTGTTTAACCTTCACAGCAATACTTGTGTATGTTGACGATCTAGTGCTTGCTGGAAATTGTTTAGAGGAGATTAACAGGATCAATAAGGTACTTGATGATGCATTCAGAATTAAGGATATAGGAAAACTAAAGTACTTCATTGGGATGGAAGTGGCACGCAGCAGCAAAGGCATTGCACTGTACCACCGCAAATACGTTCTAGACTTGCTCTCTGAATATGACATGACCAATGCCAAGCCTGTCACCACATCCATGGATTATTCAACCAAACTTTCCAAAGATTGTGCTGCACCATTCCAAGATATTTTCCTCTGTCGAAGACTCGTCGACCGCTTACTATATCTGACCAACACGAGGCTTGATATTAGTTTTGCCGTTGGGAAGCTGAGTCAATGCCTCGACTGTTCCACCATTTCTCACCACCAAGCTGTGCTTCGCGTATTGAAATACCTTAGGCTTGTCCCTGCCCGAGGTCTATTTTTTCTTACATCTTTCGATTTGTGCCCAACTACATACTCTGACTCAGACTGGGCTGGCTGTCTAGACACACGGCGATTAGTTACGGGGACATGTTTCTTTTTGGGATCGTCTCTTGTCTTTTGGAAGAGCAAGAAACAAGTGACCGTGTCCTGCTCCTCCTCTGAGGCAGAATACAACCATACAAGGCACTAG